From the Ignavibacteria bacterium genome, the window TGTTCTCTTGTGCTTACAGTTCTTTTTGTTTCAACTCATCAACAAGAGTACGAAGTTTTGCAATTTCTGCCTGTGCGTTTCCGATATTTTGATTTGCGAATCGCAAGCGTTCGCCGATGATTTGCGCAAGTTTTAAAACAATTTTCAATCCCGTTCTCGGATTTTTTTCCATCAATTTAAATAAATCGGGACGAAAGAAACCGATGAGATTGCATGCATTCACGGCAATTGCAGAAGCAGAACGTGGCGATTCGTCGAGAAGAGCGAGTTCTCCGAAAAACGCACCCGTATGTAATTGCGCAAGTTCGTTATCATTATTTTCCAATTTAATAGAAACATCACCTTCTTTGATAACGTACATTCCTAATCCTGGGTCGTTTTGGTAGAAGATGTATTCTCCTGGTACATACTTCCGTTCGTGAACAATGAGAGCAACGTTGCGTAACTCGCG encodes:
- a CDS encoding cyclic nucleotide-binding domain-containing protein, with translation MFFFFWYIQSHFFLIAVKEDKTANQSQATPQQQSLDSLWGNVFGKKEKRIRSIESVLADVPIFQTLNKRELRNVALIVHERKYVPGEYIFYQNDPGLGMYVIKEGDVSIKLENNDNELAQLHTGAFFGELALLDESPRSASAIAVNACNLIGFFRPDLFKLMEKNPRTGLKIVLKLAQIIGERLRFANQNIGNAQAEIAKLRTLVDELKQKEL